Proteins from a single region of Aquirhabdus parva:
- a CDS encoding SulP family inorganic anion transporter encodes MTNPTQSLAANPSRLADLVAGLSIAGLLLPEAVAYSGIAGMPPQAGVIALLIGLLCYGFIGTSRFAIVSATSSSAAVLVAAVSSMAGPDLSLRLLLASGLVILTGVFFILASVAKLGEASNFIAKPVLRGFAVGLAITIVIKQFPNIIAIHPTHSDIFRYVNDLIIASPQWNLTGLLIAVVALTLLKVLATWRAVPGALIVIAAGIALDVSGFTTSHGVAAVGTINLSLSMPTIPDLTRTEWLRLGELAVAMVMILYAESYGAIRTFAIQHGDPSAPNRDLMAFGIANIASGLFQGMPVGAGYSATSANESAGAQSRWSGWIAAIVVLILVLTLLPWIEHTPEPVLAAIVIHAVSHNISWQTFRPYFLWHRDRIIVISALVAVLVLGVLDGLLAAIGVSLIMMLRNLSESRVAWLGELGDTRDYVDIKRHPDAKTLPNVLIARPESSLFFANAERIFGMIHDQVLNLPATQIVIISFEESPNLDSTSLEALRDFADAMQKKEVKLLLARVKDPLRDILQRANFPEIPASCYDPRSVYDAVSEARAQNTSATSEQTSSS; translated from the coding sequence ATGACTAACCCCACTCAAAGCCTCGCAGCGAACCCCTCACGTCTCGCCGATCTTGTCGCTGGCCTTTCCATTGCAGGATTACTGCTGCCAGAAGCGGTGGCATATTCCGGCATTGCAGGCATGCCGCCTCAAGCGGGTGTCATTGCGTTGTTGATTGGGCTCCTTTGTTATGGATTCATCGGGACAAGTCGTTTTGCAATTGTCTCAGCGACGTCGTCATCTGCAGCCGTTTTGGTTGCGGCAGTTAGCTCTATGGCTGGCCCAGATCTATCCCTGCGTCTTTTACTGGCCAGCGGACTGGTCATTCTGACGGGCGTTTTCTTTATCCTTGCGTCGGTTGCGAAACTCGGCGAAGCTTCAAACTTCATTGCCAAACCCGTCCTTCGTGGTTTTGCCGTGGGTTTGGCGATTACGATTGTGATTAAACAGTTTCCCAATATCATCGCCATTCACCCAACTCATTCTGATATTTTTCGTTATGTGAATGATTTAATCATCGCCTCTCCACAGTGGAATCTGACGGGCTTATTGATCGCTGTTGTCGCATTGACTCTACTCAAAGTTTTAGCGACATGGCGCGCGGTTCCCGGGGCACTGATTGTGATTGCAGCAGGGATTGCATTGGATGTTTCTGGTTTTACCACATCACATGGCGTTGCTGCTGTCGGTACGATTAATCTAAGCCTCAGCATGCCGACTATTCCAGACCTCACTCGTACAGAATGGCTTCGACTTGGGGAGCTTGCGGTTGCCATGGTGATGATTCTATATGCCGAGTCTTATGGTGCCATTCGTACCTTTGCCATTCAACATGGCGACCCTTCTGCACCTAATCGAGACTTGATGGCGTTTGGCATTGCTAATATTGCTTCGGGTTTATTTCAGGGCATGCCTGTTGGTGCAGGATATTCCGCGACATCCGCCAATGAATCGGCGGGCGCACAAAGTCGTTGGTCTGGTTGGATTGCCGCCATCGTCGTGTTGATTCTCGTGCTGACGTTATTACCTTGGATTGAGCACACACCAGAACCTGTACTCGCAGCAATCGTGATACATGCCGTCAGTCATAACATTAGCTGGCAGACATTCCGCCCCTATTTCCTGTGGCACCGGGATCGAATTATTGTCATCTCAGCCCTCGTTGCAGTATTGGTATTGGGTGTTTTGGATGGATTGCTGGCAGCGATTGGCGTCAGTCTAATCATGATGCTACGCAACTTATCAGAGTCACGGGTGGCGTGGCTTGGGGAACTGGGGGACACTCGTGATTATGTGGATATTAAACGTCATCCTGACGCAAAGACTCTCCCGAATGTGCTGATCGCACGTCCAGAATCATCGCTCTTCTTTGCCAATGCCGAACGTATCTTTGGCATGATACACGATCAAGTGCTCAATTTACCCGCCACTCAAATCGTGATTATCAGCTTTGAAGAGTCACCCAACCTCGACAGCACCAGTCTGGAAGCACTCCGCGACTTTGCCGATGCGATGCAGAAAAAGGAAGTAAAGCTACTCTTAGCACGTGTCAAAGATCCACTGCGTGATATTTTACAACGTGCTAATTTCCCAGAGATCCCAGCATCCTGCTATGACCCACGCAGTGTCTATGATGCCGTTAGTGAAGCCAGAGCTCAGAATACATCAGCAACTAGCGAACAAACGTCTTCCAGCTAA
- a CDS encoding M14 family zinc carboxypeptidase, whose protein sequence is MFEIAELSQLDVIRTHPLVRSRILAEVDGLPIWELSIGSEEEQVPTLGLYAGIHGNERIGSQVLLAWLEHTLSCLAWDSSLQDRLKKMRIVSIPLINVTGLQQGTRATSKGIDLMRNAPIDAQEPYVWPLAGQKVSRFLPWYRGRTLAPESQALIDSVMQAHQKANFMMAMDLHSGFGANDRLWFPYAAHRMPPPHLAEAVALCDLFNQNYPLHDFYKIEPQSIHYTTHGDLWDYLYDKANTVNGSLLLPYTLEMGSWLWLRKNPRQFFQRFGLFHPMLPHRLRRVLRQHWTILDFLMRATADYEHWVPDELSRMSLHQAGIERWYRS, encoded by the coding sequence ATGTTTGAAATTGCTGAACTCTCCCAACTTGACGTTATTCGTACCCATCCTCTTGTCCGTTCACGCATTTTGGCAGAGGTCGATGGTTTGCCGATCTGGGAACTCAGCATTGGCAGCGAAGAAGAACAAGTGCCCACTCTGGGACTCTATGCGGGTATTCATGGCAACGAGCGCATCGGATCACAAGTCCTCTTGGCATGGCTTGAACATACGCTCAGTTGTCTTGCTTGGGATAGCTCACTACAAGACCGTCTCAAAAAAATGCGGATCGTCAGTATCCCGTTGATTAATGTCACGGGCTTGCAGCAAGGAACACGGGCGACCTCAAAAGGGATCGATCTGATGCGGAATGCCCCTATTGATGCGCAAGAGCCCTATGTCTGGCCTCTCGCAGGGCAAAAAGTCAGTCGCTTCTTGCCTTGGTACCGCGGTCGTACTTTGGCACCGGAGAGCCAAGCACTGATTGACAGCGTGATGCAGGCTCATCAAAAAGCCAACTTCATGATGGCAATGGATCTTCATTCCGGCTTTGGCGCGAATGATCGCTTATGGTTTCCCTATGCTGCACACCGGATGCCACCGCCTCATCTTGCTGAAGCCGTCGCACTCTGTGACTTGTTCAATCAGAATTATCCACTGCATGATTTTTATAAAATTGAGCCACAAAGTATTCACTACACTACCCACGGTGACCTGTGGGACTATTTGTATGATAAGGCCAATACAGTCAATGGTTCCCTACTCCTTCCCTACACGTTAGAGATGGGGTCATGGCTTTGGTTGCGTAAGAATCCGCGCCAGTTTTTCCAGCGCTTTGGCTTGTTTCATCCGATGCTGCCCCATCGATTACGTCGTGTGCTGCGCCAGCACTGGACCATTCTGGACTTTCTCATGCGCGCGACTGCAGACTATGAGCATTGGGTACCCGATGAATTATCACGAATGAGCTTGCATCAGGCAGGTATCGAACGCTGGTATCGATCATGA
- a CDS encoding DUF3761 domain-containing protein has translation MKALFASAALMLGLMTTGVYAADVAAPATAPTGSTGLCNDGSYYNGTAKKGACRGHKGVKDWYGTGTAAAAVTTTAAPVALPKKTTVTTTTSVAATGPAPAGATGLCNDGTYYTGANKKGACRGHKGVKDWYATAGATTAATTTTTAPAAAAPAPEKKGFSLFGKKPTEPAAAPAPAAAPAPATVAAKAAPAAAVTAGAVAAGGGAGQVWVNTDSNVYHCQGSHWYGKTKQGQYMTEAAAKAAGARPDHNKACS, from the coding sequence ATGAAAGCATTATTCGCATCTGCAGCACTTATGCTTGGCCTCATGACCACAGGTGTTTACGCAGCGGATGTTGCCGCGCCAGCAACCGCCCCAACAGGTTCAACCGGCCTCTGTAACGACGGATCATACTACAATGGCACCGCAAAAAAAGGGGCATGCCGTGGACATAAAGGCGTCAAAGACTGGTACGGCACAGGTACCGCAGCTGCCGCAGTGACCACAACCGCTGCACCTGTAGCACTACCGAAGAAAACGACTGTGACCACAACAACGTCAGTTGCAGCAACGGGCCCTGCTCCAGCAGGTGCAACAGGTCTATGTAATGATGGCACTTACTACACAGGCGCAAACAAAAAAGGCGCATGTCGTGGACATAAAGGCGTCAAAGATTGGTACGCAACAGCTGGTGCAACCACTGCCGCAACGACAACCACGACAGCACCTGCCGCCGCAGCGCCAGCACCTGAAAAGAAAGGCTTCTCATTATTCGGTAAAAAACCAACGGAACCTGCAGCAGCCCCTGCGCCAGCCGCAGCGCCTGCACCAGCAACCGTAGCGGCTAAAGCTGCCCCTGCTGCTGCAGTAACTGCTGGTGCGGTCGCTGCTGGCGGCGGCGCTGGACAAGTATGGGTCAACACCGATTCAAACGTCTACCATTGCCAAGGTTCACACTGGTATGGCAAAACCAAACAGGGTCAATATATGACTGAAGCAGCTGCGAAAGCCGCTGGTGCACGTCCTGACCATAACAAGGCTTGCTCTTAA
- the hslO gene encoding Hsp33 family molecular chaperone HslO, giving the protein MTSTDHRQRFYIDNSPVRGDIVHINTALETILQQRTYPNAIALMLGEMLAAAALLATTLKFSGRLSLQAQGSGDLKWVMAECTDQGELRGLADWDSEADLSHLHTSADALAALTDAVLFINIEPKDGERYQGIVPLEEQTIAACLAQYYDLSAQVPTQISLACDGQHAAGLLIQLLPRTSDEEQEHVDEDLWPRLTILTQTMTPKELIELPASEILHRLYHEEDVRLPESEPLQFGCTCSRERCIEALIQVGQAAVEEILATDDEIEMDCQFCNTAYRFGPVEAMALFGLRVS; this is encoded by the coding sequence ATGACGTCAACCGATCATCGCCAACGTTTTTATATTGATAACAGTCCAGTGCGTGGCGATATTGTTCATATCAATACAGCCCTTGAGACCATCTTGCAGCAGCGCACATACCCCAACGCCATCGCACTGATGCTGGGTGAAATGTTGGCGGCCGCAGCACTTCTAGCGACCACATTAAAGTTTAGTGGTCGTTTGAGCTTGCAAGCTCAAGGGAGCGGTGACCTCAAATGGGTCATGGCTGAATGTACCGATCAAGGTGAACTACGCGGATTGGCTGATTGGGATAGCGAAGCTGATTTAAGTCACCTACATACCAGCGCCGATGCACTTGCTGCACTCACGGATGCTGTTTTATTTATCAATATCGAGCCCAAGGATGGCGAACGCTATCAAGGGATAGTGCCCCTTGAAGAGCAGACGATCGCCGCTTGCTTGGCTCAGTATTATGATTTGTCGGCTCAAGTCCCTACCCAGATTTCTCTCGCCTGTGATGGTCAACATGCCGCTGGTCTTCTCATTCAGCTCCTCCCGCGCACCTCCGATGAAGAACAGGAGCACGTTGATGAGGATTTATGGCCTCGCCTCACCATACTCACCCAGACGATGACCCCTAAAGAACTGATTGAGCTGCCAGCAAGCGAAATTTTGCACCGTCTCTATCATGAGGAAGATGTACGTCTACCCGAATCAGAACCCCTGCAATTTGGCTGCACCTGTTCTCGAGAGCGCTGTATTGAAGCACTGATCCAAGTTGGCCAAGCGGCCGTCGAAGAAATCTTGGCAACGGATGATGAAATTGAAATGGATTGTCAATTCTGTAATACGGCGTATCGTTTTGGGCCTGTCGAGGCCATGGCTTTATTTGGTTTACGGGTTAGCTAA